One stretch of Armigeres subalbatus isolate Guangzhou_Male chromosome 2, GZ_Asu_2, whole genome shotgun sequence DNA includes these proteins:
- the LOC134210388 gene encoding uncharacterized protein LOC134210388 — MTYNDFWWRGPRWLEKQPENWPEPPELSSGTEADKEKRHTAVACINSSAEEFNEWYLGRSSSYIELVRRTAYWLRYLNLLRTPRGQRNPPKFLTTAELKDAEVNLVRRVQQECFVEEWRTLSKGDSVPRKSSLRWFNPYISEDRVIRVGGRLAHSKEPEDTKHPMVLPARHQLTKLILRYFHEKLLHAGPQLLLATVRLRFWPLGGRSVVRNVVHRCMKCFRVKPSSIEQFMGELPAPRVTVSRPFSQTGVDYCGPFFVRPAPRRPVVKMYVAVFICLCTKAVHLELVSDLTTDRFIQALRRFSARRGKCEDLYSDNGTNFVGARNKLKELEELLRTKEHREGVARHCSEQGTRWHFNPPSAPHFGGLWEAAVRSAKIHLVKVVGETPLSPEDFTTLLVQVEGCLNSRPLTPMSDDPNDLEPLTPSHFLIGSSLQSLPDSDLENVKLNRLDRFQLMQKLLQDFWKRWRREYLCQLQGRNKRWKPPIKVDIGGLVIIREDNQPPMKWKLGRITAVHPGTDGIFNLPIPFPVEEDILFNFRNWINSWVGEDVVE, encoded by the exons ATGACGTACAACGATTTCTGGTGGCGTGGACCGAGATGGCTGGAGAAGCAACCCGAAAATTGGCCAGAACCTCCAGAGCTATCAAGCGGAACTGAAGCGGACAAAGAGAAGAGACATACAGCTGTCGCATGTATTAATTCTTCAGCCGAGGAATTCAACGAATGGTACCTAGGACGTTCCTCATCATACATCGAGCTCGTTAGACGAACTGCGTATTGGTTACGGTATCTGAATCTGTTGCGTACACCACGAGGTCAACGAAATCCACCGAAGTTTCTCACAACAGCGGAGCTGAAGGACGCAGAAGTCAACCTGGTCCGGAGAGTTCAGCAGGAATGTTTCGTAGAAGAATGGAGGACACTGTCTAAAGGAGACTCTGTTCCGAGAAAGTCGTCACTGCGTTGGTTCAACCCGTACATATCAGAGGATCGGGTGATTAGAGTAGGAGGGCGACTTGCGCATTCGAAAGAGCCAGAGGATACGAAGCACCCTATGGTATTACCAGCACGCCATCAGCTTACCAAGCTGATTTTACGttatttccacgaaaaactaCTGCATGCTGGGCCGCAGTTATTATTGGCAACTGTTCGATTACGTTTCTGGCCGCTGGGAGGAAGAAGCGTGGTTCGAAACGTAGTACACCGATGCATGAAATGCTTCCGGGTGAAACCATCATCGATCGAGCAGTTTATGGGGGAGCTGCCAGCGCCACGTGTTACTGTATCCCGACCGTTTTCTCAGACCGGCGTAGATTATTGTGGGCCATTTTTTGTCCGGCCAGCACCTCGCCGCCCAGTGGTAAAAATGTATGTCGCTGTGTTCATTTGCTTGTGTACCAAGGCGGTGCACCTCGAACTTGTTTCGGACCTGACTACTGACAGGTTCATCCAAGCCCTGCGACGATTCTCGGCCAGAAGAGGAAAATGCGAAGATTTGTACTCCGACAATGGCACAAACTTCGTTGGAGCGCGGAACAAGTTGAAGGAATTGGAGGAGCTACTAAGAACGAAGGAACATCGAGAGGGTGTGGCAAGACACTGCTCGGAACAAGGGACACGATGGCATTTTAACCCGCCGAGTGCTCCTCACTTTGGAGGCCTATGGGAGGCCGCGGTACGGTCCGCCAAGATTCATCTTGTGAAAGTAGTAGGAGAAACGCCGTTATCACCCGAGGATTTTACCACGTTGCTCGTACAGGTAGAGGGTTGTTTAAATTCCAGACCGTTGACGCCAATGTCGGACGATCCCAACGATCTGGAGCCATTAACTCCGTCGCATTTTTTGATTGGTTCCAGTCTGCAAAGCTTACCGGAttctgatttggaaaatgtcaaACTGAACCGGCTGGATCGTTTCCAATTAATGCAGAAGCTGCTCCAAGATTTTTGGAAGAGATGGCGGCGTGAATACTTGTGTCAGCTCCAAGGGAGAAATAAGCGATGGAAACCACCGATTAAGGTCGATATTGGTGGGCTAGTAATAATTCGGGAGGATAACCAACCTCCAATGAAATGGAAATTAGGCCGTATCACTGCTGTCCATCCTGGTACCGACGGGATT TTCAACCTTCCCATTCCCTTTCCCGTCGAAGAGGATATTCTATTTAATTTCAGAAATTGGATCAATTCCTGGGTGGGTGAGGATGTTGTGGAGTAG
- the LOC134210387 gene encoding uncharacterized protein LOC134210387, translated as MAPRKLTSLKALVVKLGEIQADMDDIWKFVQRYDEATTATDVNMRLERIGELWEKYGETLVEIKCHDDYDEDDETFNKDRLIYSDRFYRSKSSLTDKGKELQGLPEQDQSTRANDSMVHGVLDHVRLPQIKLQSFNGDIDEWISFRDLFTSLIHWRTDLPEVEKFHYLKGCLQGEPKALIDPLKITQANYKIAWDALTKRYNNSKQLKKRQVQSLFTLPSLSKESVSELHVLVEGFERIVHTLDQVVEPAEYKDLLLVNLLTNRLDPVTRRGWEEFSSTKEQDTLEDLTEFLQRRIRVLESLPAKAAESRGAQSWQQQPQRQRQSTAKASYSTMQSSSGARCVACKESHYLHQCGVFQRMSVADRDALLKTHFLCRNCFRVGHLSKECQSKFNCKNCKGRHHTLVCFRSEKDSSAKVAAVARGNHPSIPKESSGVNEASGSGSSQVVNMTATDISVSGAAQQYSSQVLLATAVVVVEDDQGGRFPARALLDSGSESNFITERLSQRMKTQREKVDISVRGIGQAGTKVKHKIQAVVRSRVSPFSQAMHFLVLPNVTVNLPTATMRTDGWSIPPGTKQADPAFFESSRVDLVLGIESFFDFFETGQRINLGDQLPTLNESVFGWVVCGGLSNSNQDLHITCNASTTEKLESLVARFWSSEEVGSVKVLSQEEKRCEELFQNTVQRNPDGRYTVTLPKEEGAIQRLGESKDIAIRRLQGTERRLARNATLHKSYHDFMEEYESMGHMEKVEEATLTTKRRCFLPHHPVFKEDSTTTKVRVVFDASCVTSSGVSLNDVLLAGPVIQDDLRSIIMRSRTKQIMLVSDVEKMFRQIWVHPEDRPLQCILWRSDPQDDISVYELKTVTYGTKPAPYLATRTLKQLAMDEGMAYPIGSRAVREDTYMDDIITGADTVEETCELRKQLSEMSEGGGFSLRKWASNSPKVLEGLPEDSLAIRTGDGINLDPDPSIKTLGLIWMPKSDQLKFSFNIPSVRPNQQYSKREVLSVIATLFDPLGLLGAAITTAKIVMQLLWKYRDKDDRALDWDQPIPSKVGEMWRKLIGQLPLLNEVRIDRYVIVPSAVSTELHCFSDASEKAYGCCIYLRSVDTAGKIKVCLLSSKSRVAPLKCQTIPRLELCGAVLSAELFITVLDSLKYPRRCIVDGLYLCLALDQGLTDNLDHVRG; from the coding sequence ATGGCGCCCCGTAAGCTGACATCGTTGAAAGCTTTGGTCGTGAAGCTGGGTGAAATTCAAGCTGACATGGACGATATTTGGAAGTTCGTTCAACGTTACGATGAGGCCACCACCGCGACTGATGTCAACATGCGCTTAGAGAGGATTGGCGAACTTTGGGAGAAGTACGGCGAGACGTTGGTGGAGATCAAATGCCATGACGACTACGACGAGGATGATGAGACCTTCAACAAGGATCGTCTTATCTACAGCGATCGATTCTACCGCTCGAAGTCATCCCTCACGGACAAAGGGAAGGAGCTACAGGGTCTACCGGAGCAGGATCAGTCAACGCGTGCTAACGACTCGATGGTGCATGGTGTCCTCGACCATGTGCGACTGCCGCAGATCAAGCTGCAGTCATTCAACGGCGACATCGACGAGTGGATTAGTTTCCGTGACTTATTCACTTCCTTGATCCACTGGCGGACTGATCTACCGGAGGTggaaaaatttcattatttgaagGGGTGTCTTCAGGGGGAACCAAAGGCTCTAATCGATCCATTAAAGATAACGCAGGCTAATTATAAGATCGCGTGGGATGCGCTTACTAAGCGCTATAACAATAGTAAGCAGCTTAAGAAAAGGCAGGTTCAGTCGCTCTTTACTCTTCCTTCGCTTTCAAAGGAGTCGGTTTCGGAGTTGCACGTTCTAGTGGAGGGGTTCGAAAGAATTGTGCACACTCTAGACCAGGTTGTCGAACCAGCGGAGTATAAGGATCTCCTGCTAGTCAATCTTCTCACCAATCGTTTGGACCCGGTGACCCGCCGAGGTTGGGAGGAGTTTTCCTCCACGAAGGAGCAGGATACTTTGGAGGATCTGACGGAGTTTCTGCAGCGAAGGATACGTGTTCTCGAGTCGCTTCCAGCGAAGGCGGCTGAGTCTAGGGGTGCTCAATCGTGGCAGCAACAACCTCAGAGGCAGAGGCAGTCCACAGCGAAGGCCAGTTACAGCACGATGCAGTCATCGTCAGGAGCACGATGTGTGGCATGTAAGGAGAGCCACTACCTCCATCAATGTGGCGTGTTCCAACGGATGTCGGTGGCTGACAGAGATGCCCTGCTGAAAACCCACTTCCTCTGCAGGAATTGTTTCCGAGTGGGTCATTTGTCCAAGGAGTGCCAGTCCAAGTTCAATTGCAAGAATTGTAAGGGTCGTCACCACACTTTGGTGTGTTTCAGGTCGGAGAAGGATAGTTCTGCAAAGGTCGCAGCGGTTGCTAGGGGCAACCATCCTTCAATCCCAAAGGAGTCCTCCGGAGTCAACGAAGCTTCTGGTTCGGGTTCCTCTCAGGTGGTCAATATGACGGCCACCGACATTTCGGTTTCTGGTGCGGCTCAACAATATTCTTCGCAAGTTTTGCTGGCAACTGCGGTCGTCGTCGTGGAAGATGACCAAGGTGGAAGGTTTCCTGCTCGCGCTCTTTTGGATTCAGGCTCGGAGAGCAACTTCATCACGGAGCGACTGAGTCAACGGATGAAGACCCAACGAGAAAAGGTGGATATATCGGTGCGAGGAATCGGTCAAGCAGGAACCAAGGTCAAACACAAAATACAAGCGGTGGTGCGATCGCGAGTTTCTCCTTTCTCGCAAGCAATGCACTTCCTCGTTCTTCCCAACGTAACGGTGAATCTGCCAACTGCTACAATGCGCACGGATGGTTGGTCGATCCCCCCAGGAACCAAACAGGCAGATCCTGCTTTCTTCGAGTCCAGCAGAGTGGACTTGGTACTCGgtattgaatcatttttcgatttcttcgaaacCGGTCAAAGAATCAATCTAGGCGACCAATTGCCGACGCTGAACGAATCGGTTTTCGGGTGGGTAGTGTGTGGAGGTTTATCCAATTCTAATCAGGATCTGCACATTACCTGCAACGCTTCCACAACAGAGAAACTGGAATCTCTCGTTGCCCGGTTCTGGTCTAGCGAAGAGGTTGGTTCGGTCAAGGTACTCTCACAGGAGGAAAAGCGATGTGAGGAGCTATTCCAAAATACAGTCCAAAGGAATCCCGATGGCAGGTATACGGTTACACTCCCGAAGGAGGAAGGCGCTATTCAACGGTTGGGCGAATCCAAGGACATTGCGATTCGGCGTCTTCAAGGTACGGAGCGACGGCTGGCAAGGAATGCCACTCTTCACAAAAGCTACCACGATTTCATGGAGGAATACGAGTCGATGGGACACATGGAAAAGGTCGAAGAGGCGACCTTAACAACCAAACGGCGGTGTTTCTTACCGCATCATCCCGTTTTCAAAGAGGACAGCACTACTACCAAGGTCAGGGTTGTGTTCGATGCGTCTTGCGTGACATCGTCCGGTGTATCGCTCAACGACGTATTGCTGGCTGGTCCGGTAATACAGGATGATCTCAGATCAATAATCATGCGAAGCCGTACCAAGCAAATAATGCTCGTTTCTGACGTCGAGAAGATGTTCAGGCAGATTTGGGTACACCCGGAGGATAGGCCTCTACAGTGTATCCTGTGGCGCTCAGATCCTCAAGACGACATCAGCGTATATGAGCTCAAGACCGTTACGTACGGTACCAAACCGGCGCCGTACTTGGCCACAAGGACCCTCAAACAGCTAGCGATGGATGAAGGAATGGCATACCCCATCGGGTCACGCGCGGTGAGGGAAGACACCTACATGGATGATATTATCACGGGAGCGGACACGGTGGAAGAAACCTGTGAGTTGCGAAAACAGCTAAGCGAAATGTCGGAGGGAGGCGGTTTCAGTCTCAGGAAGTGGGCATCGAACAGTCCCAAGGTCTTGGAGGGACTTCCTGAAGATAGTTTAGCGATTCGAACGGGGGATGGAATCAACTTGGACCCGGATCCGTCCATCAAAACTCTCGGGCTTATCTGGATGCCGAAGAGTGATCAGCTGAAATTCAGCTTCAACATTCCTTCAGTGCGACCAAATCAGCAGTACAGTAAAAGAGAGGTACTCTCAGTTATAGCTACGCTATTTGACCCCTTAGGATTGCTCGGAGCTGCAATCACAACTGCTAAAATTGTGATGCAGTTGCTGTGGAAATATAGGGACAAAGACGATCGTGCGCTGGACTGGGACCAGCCCATACCTTCGAAGGTGGGTGAGATGTGGAGGAAATTAATTGGCCAGCTTCCTCTGTTGAACGAAGTCAGGATTGATCGCTATGTCATCGTTCCCTCGGCAGTTTCCACGGAACTTCATTGCTTCTCGGATGCCTCCGAGAAGGCATATGGGTGCTGCATTTACCTAAGAAGTGTGGATACTGCAGGAAAGATAAAGGTGTGCCTTCTGTCATCGAAATCACGGGTGGCGCCCTTGAAATGCCAAACTATCCCACGTTTGGAGCTGTGCGGCGCTGTTTTGTCGGCGGAACTCTTTATAACGGTTCTGGATTCATTAAAATATCCACGCAGATGTATTGTGGACGGACTCTACCTGTGTCTTGCGTTGGATCAAGGCCTTACCGACAACCTGGACCACGTACGTGGCTAA